GCACCGGCTGCCGAACTACCTCGTCCAGACGGTGAAAACGAGTACCAACGCCGGCGGCGGCCTCGACATCATCGTCACGGAGTTCGACCTGTCGGACCGGCCGCTGTACGTGGGCGCCACGTGCCGGGCGGGCGCGGTCACGGCGTGCGACAGCGTGCTGGCGGTGTACTCGACGACGCCGACGCCGGCGCAGCCGCAGCCGTTCACCAACCGCGGCTACGTGGCGTGGGAGAACCTGCGGTCGCCGGCCTCGGCGCCGAGCGGCCACTTCTTCTACGAACTCGCCCTCGCGCCCGGCGGCGGCGTCGACTCGCTCCAGGTCATCGCGGTGCGCGACACGGCGCCGGGCCAGGCGCGCAGCGACACCATCTCGGGCGCCTCGGCCGGCCTCGGCGTGCGCCTGAGCGAGCTCGCGTTCCAGGATTCGACGTTCATCCGCAACTCGGGCGACTTCAATCACGTGCTCATCGGCGAGGGGGGCCTCGACCAGGGCTTCGCCCGGGCGCTCACGTTCGACGCGCGCGCCGGCGTCTCCACGCGCACCGGCACGTCGTGCGCCTCGTTCGTCGGGGCCAACTTCAAGTGCACTGCGATCATCGACAACGGCGTCTCGGAGGGCCACTTCGTCCGCGACTTCCTGGTCAATCGCGCCTCGCGCGTCACGTCCATCGCGACGAACTTCAACGGCCGTACCAACCTGGTGCGCGCGGACTCGATCTACGCCTTCGACTTCACGCTGCGCCAGACGGGGCTGATGCAGATCGGCGGGACGAACCCGGGGATGGACTTCCCGCGGGAGAACAACTTCGACGCGGCCACCCGCGGCACCGGCGGCTTCGGCGGAGCGGGCAACCCTGACAACCGCTTGGTGTTCACGGCGCGGCCGGACGCCAACATCGAGGTCTTCGACACCTGGTTCTACGGGAACGTGTCCACGATCCCGATCCGCGACCCGATCGTCGGGCCGATCCGTGTGGCGACCAACCCGATCACGGGCCAGCGGATCCTGGTCGGCGTCACGGCGAACGGCATCGTGACGGTGCGGCTGCCGAGCATCAGCAACATCTTCCCGGCGCCGCCGCCGCTTAGGGCCGCGACGGGCTCGCGCTAGCGCCGCCGCCGGTACAGAATTCGGGGGAGACGACCGAGCCCGGCCACCATGGTCGGGCTCGTGCACTCTGGGGGACGACACCACCGACATGATCCGCTTCACCACCGCCGGCGAATCGCACGGCCGAGCCCTGGTCGCCATCGTCGAGGGCGTGCCGGCGGGGCTCCCGCTCGCGGCGGCGGACGTCAATCGCGACCTGGCCCGGCGCATGAAGGGCTACGGGCGCGGAGCGCGCATGAAGATCGAGGCGGACGAGGCGCAGCTCATCTCGGGCGTCCGCGCCGGCGAGACGCTGGGCTCCCCCATCGCCCTCCTGATCGAGAACCGCGACTGGGCCAACTGGGAGGACGTGATGAGTCCCGGCGCGCAGGACGAGCCGCCGCGCCGGAAGCTCACCCGACCCCGGCCCGGCCACGCCGACCTCGCCGGCGCGCTCAAGTACGACCGGACCGACGCCCGCGACGTGCTGGAGCGCGCCTCGGCGCGAGAGACGGCCGCACGCGTGGCGGCCGGCGCAGTCTGTCGCGCCCTCCTCGCGACCTTCGGTGTGGAGATCGGGAGCCACGTCGTCTCGCTCGGTGGCGTCACCGCAAGGTACCGCTCCCCGCTCCCGGCTCCCCTCAACGACGTCTCCGACCTCTCCCCGGTCCGCTGCCTCGACCCGGACGCCGAGAAGGAGATGATGGCCCGCATCGACGCCGCCAAGGAGGCCGGTGACACGCTGGGCGGCGTTGCGGAGGTGGTGGCGCGCGGGGTCGTGGTGGGCCTGGGCAGTCACGTCTCCTGGGACCGGAAGCTCGACGGACGCCTCGCCCGCGCTCTGATGTCCATTCCCGCGGTGAAGGGTGTCGAGATCGGCCTGGGTTTCGGCGCCTCCCGGGTGCCGGGCTCGGAGGCGCACGACGAGATCGACCGGGCGGCGGAGGGTGAGGGCCGGGTGGCGGGCGGCTTCGCGCGGCGCAGCAACCGAGCGGGCGGGCTCGAGGGAGGGATCACGACGGGGGAGCCGCTCGTGCTCCGCGCCGGGATGAAGCCCATCTCCACCCTGATGAGCCCGCTCGCGTCGGTGGACCTCTCTACCGGCCGCGCGGCCAAGGCTCAGAGCGAGCGGTCCGACGTGACCGCGGTCCCGGCGATGGGCGTGATCGCGGAAGCGATGACCGCCATCGTGCTGGCCGGCGCCTGGGTCGAGAAGTTCGGCGGTGATTCGCTCACGGAGATGCGCCGCAACTACGATTCATACCTGGCGCGCCTGGAAGCGCGCCGGGCGGCCTGGGAGCCGCTTGGATAAGAGACACGTGGTCCTGGTTGGCCTGCCGGGATCTGGCAAGTCCACCGTGGGTCGGCTGGCGGCCGTGATGCTGGGCGCCGGGTGGGTGGACCTGGACATCCTGATAGAGAATGGCGCCGGGAAGAGCATCGCGCGCATCTTCGCGGAGGACGGCGAGCCGTCGTTCCGCGCCCTGGAGGCCGAGCTGGGGGATGGGGTGCTGGCGGGCGAGCCGGTGGTATTCTCGCCCGGCGGTGGCTTCATCTCCGACCCCGAGCGTCGCGCTCTGGTGCTGGAGCGAGGGCTCGCGATTTACCTCGAGACGTCTCCCGCCGTGGCGGCTTCGCGGGTCGGTGACGCGAAGCACCGGCCCCTCCTCGAGGGCCGCGACCCGGCGGAACGGATGGCCGAATTGCTGCGCCGACGGCAGGCCGGCTATCTGGAAGCGCATGAGAAGGTTACGACTGACGCGTCCACGCCTCGGGACGTGGCGCGCCTCGTCGCCGAGCTTGCCCGGGCGAAAGGGGGCTGGTAGACTTGCCGCCCCGCGCTGGAACCGGGGACGTCCGTCGAGGTAGAGCGATGTACCGGCGGTTGACGCGCCGGTGATGGATACGCTACAGACTGAGGGCCATGACTGAACCAGGCAAGAAGACGCTCGTCGTCGTCGAGTCGCCCGCCAAGGCGCGGACGATCGGCAAGTACCTCGGCTCGGGCTACACGGTGAAGGCCACCGTGGGGCACATCCGGGACTTGCCGGCGCACGGGCTCGGAGTGGACGTGAAGGACGGCTTCGAGCCGACTTTCGTGACGGTCGAGGGCAAGGGGAAGGCGATCGGGGAGCTGAAGAGCGCGGCCAAGAAGGCCGACGAGGTCCTGATCGCGACCGACCCGGACCGCGAAGGAGAGGCGATCGCCTGGCACGTGCAGGAGGAGCTGGGCAAGGCGAAGGACAAGGTGAAGCGCGTCCTCTTCCACGAGATCACGAAAGACGCCATCAAGGCGGCTATCGAGCACCCCGGGCGCATCGACAAGAAGAAAGTCGAGGCGCAGTTGGCGCGGCGAATCCTGGACCGGCTGGTCGGTTACAAGGTGAGCCCGCTCCTCGGCAAGGCCGTGAAGGCGGGGCTCTCGGCGGGCCGCGTGCAGACGGTGGCGCTCCGGATCCTCGTCGAGCGGGAGCAGGAGATCCGCGCCTTCGTCGCGCAGGAGTACTGGAGCATCACCGCCAAGTGCGAGAAGGGCGGGCACCAGTTCGACGCCGAGCTGCACCAGCTCGACGGCCACAAGCCCGAGATCCACCACGAGGCTGAGGCCGCGGCCATCGTCGTTGCGGTGAAGGACGCGGCGTTCGTCGTCACCGACGTCAGGCGCAAGGAGCGGCGGAAGCGGCCGCCGGCGCCGTTCACGACCAGCACGTTACAGCAGGAAGCGGCCAAGCGCCTCGGCTACTCGTCCAAGCGCACCATGCGGATCGCGCAGGACCTCTACGAGGGTGTCGAGGTCGGCGTCGAGGGTGCGGTAGGCCTCATCACCTACATGCGGACGGACTCGACCCGCGTCGCGGCGAGCGCCGTCGAGTCGGCGAGGGCCTACATCGAAAAGACTTTCTCGAGGAAGTACCTCCCCGACCAGCCCAACTTCTACGGCGGCTCCAAGAACTCCCAGGCCCAGGACGCGCACGAAGCCGTCCGGCCCACCGACGTGCTCCGCACTCCCGACCGGGTGAAGCGCGACCTCTCCGCCGACCAGTTCAAGCTCTATCAATTGATCTGGCAGCGGTTCGTCGGCTCGCAGATGGCGCAAATCGTCTACGACACCACGACCGTGGACTTCGACCTCGGGCGCCACCTGTTCCGCTCGACCGGCTCGGTCCTCATCTTCGACGGCTATCACCGCCTCTATCACGAGGCGCGCGAGCAGGGCGAGGGCCGCACGCTGGACGACCTGCCGCCGCTGCCGGTGCTCGCCGTCGGCGACCAGGTCACGCTGCGCGGCGTCATCCCCGAGCAGCACTTCACCGAGCCGCCGCCGCGCTTCAGCGAGGCGTCCCTGGTGAAGGAGCTGGAACGCCTCGGCATCGGCCGGCCGTCCACCTACGCGCAGATCACCAGCACGCTCATCGCGCGGCACTACGTCTCGCTGCTGGAGAAGCGGTTCCACCCGACCGAGCTTGGCGAGACGGTCAATCGCCTGCTGGTGCCGCGTTTCCCCGACATCTTCAACGTCGAGTTCACCAGCGAGATGGAGTCCGAGCTGGACCGGATCGAGGACGGCGAGCTGACGCGCCTGCAGGTGCTGACCGATTTCTGGGGGCCGTTCGAGAAGCGGCTCGCCGCGGTGAAGCCCGACGAGATGATCGCCGAGGCGCACGACCTGTCCAAGCTCGCCGACGAGAAGTGTCCCGAGTGCGGCAGCGCGCTGGCCGTGAAGGCGGGGCGCTTCGGACCGTACATCGCGTGCACCAAGCAGAACGACCCCGAGTGCAAATACACCAAGTCGCTGCGGAAGCCGCGCGCGCCCGACCGCCCGACCGACGAGCTGTGCGAGAAGTGCGGGCGGGCGATGGTGATCAAGACCGGGCGCTTCGGCGAGTTCATGGCGTGCACCGGCTATCCCAAGTGCAAGAACACCAAGCCGGTGCCGCTGGGAGTGAAGTGCCCCAAGTGCGGCATCGGCGACCTGGCCGAGCGGCGCTCGAAGCGCGGGCGTTCGTTCTTCGGGTGCAATCGGTATCCGGAGTGCGATTTCACGGTCTGGAACCGGCCGGCGCCGGTGGTCTGCCCCGCGTGCGGCAACATCGGCATGGAGATCAAGACGTCGAAGTCCAAGGGCGAGACCCGCAAGTGCCTCAAGTGCGGGACCGAGTTCGCCGCCGAAGAGGCGGCGTCCCCAGAGGTCGCGGCGCCGTCGCTGAGTTGAGCGCCACGGTCATCGGGGGCGGTCTGGCGGGCTGCGAGGCCGCCTGGGCGCTCGCCGAGCGCGGGGTCCGCGTGAGGCTCGTCGAGATGCGCCCCGTAGCGAGGACCCCGGCCCACCAGACCGATGCGCTCGCCGAGCTGGTCTGCAGCAACACCTTCAAGAGCGTCGAGACCACCAACGCGCACGGGCTGCTGAAGGCTGAGCTGCGGCTCCTGGGCAGCCTGCTGCTCGGGTGCGCGGACGAGGCGCGCGTGCCGGGCGGGACGGCGCTGGCGGTGGACCGCGGCGTGTTCGCGGCGCGCGCGACCGAGCGCGTCTCATCGCATCAGGGCATCGAGATCGTCCGCGAGGAAGCGACGGCGCTCCCCGTTCCCGGCATCGTCGCGACGGGGCCGCTCACCTCGGAGGGGCTGTCGAAGACGATCTCGGCGCGGGTGGGTGCCGAGTCGCTGGCTTTCTACGATGCTATCGCGCCCATTGTCTCCACGGACTCGCTCGACGAATCGCGGCTCTACCGCGCCTCGCGCTACGGCAAGGGCGAGGGGGCCGATTACTGGAACGCCCCTCTAGGCCGTGACGAGTACGACGCATTCATCGCAGCCCTCGCCGCCGCCGACCAGTATCCCGGGCACGACTTCGACGCTTTCCCGTACTTCGAGGGGTGCCTGCCGGTCGAGGAGATGGCGTCGCGCGGCAAGGACACGCTGCGCTTCGGGCCGATGAAGCCGGTCGGTCTCCCCGATCCGCACACCGGCCACATCGCCTACGCCGTCGTTCAGCTCAGGCAGGAAGACCGGGCCGGCCAGATGTGGAACCTCGTCGGCTTCCAGACCCGGATGCGCCACGGCGATCAGCAGCGCGTGTTCCGCACGATCCCCGGGCTCGAGCACGCGGAGTTCCTGCGCTACGGCTCCATCCACCGGAACAGCTACCTCAACTCGCCGCGCGCGCTGACGCCCCACCTGGCGCTCAAGGACGCTCCGACCACGCTCTTCGCCGGGCAGCTCACCGGCGTCGAGGGCTACACCGAGTCCCTCGGCACGGGGCTGCTCGCGGGGCTCAACCTCGCCCGCATCCTGAAGGGGAGCGAGCCGCTCGTCCCGCCTCCCACCACCATGCTGGGCGCTCTGCTAGCGTATCTCCGGAACGCGGACCCGAGCTGTTTCCAGCCGATGAACGCGAACTTCGGGCTGGTCGAGCCGCTCGCGAACCCGCCGCGCGACAAGGCGAAGAAGAAGGCGCTGCTGGCCGGACGCGCGCTCGAGGCGATGACCGCGTTCGCGAAGGAGATCACCGCGTGAAGGCGGCGGCGGCGGCCGCGGCGCCGGCGAGGCCCGAGATCTCCGATTTCCTTCGCTACATCGGCACGGAGCGGAACGACTCACCGAACACCGTGAAGGCGTACGGGCGCGACCTGGCGGCCTTCGCCGCGTTCCTGGACGGGTTCTACGGCGGGCCCGGCTGGAAATGGGCCGGGGTGGACCGGCTCGCGATCCGGGGCTTCCTGGGCGAGGGGGCGCGGCGCGGCTGGTCGAAACGCTCGATGTCCCGCGCCCTCTCGGCGGTGCGCACCTATTACCGGTTTCTGAACCTGCACTACGGCATCGAGGTGAACCCGGCCCGCGCGGCGAGCACCCCCAAGCTGGAGAAGCGGCTCCCGGGCTACCTCGACCGCAAGGCGGTGGAGAAGCTCTTCGAGCTGGCCGAATCCCGGGCCGGGGGGAAATCGTTACGGGGGACGCGGAACCGCGCCATGCTGGAGCTCTTCTACTCGACCGGGATGCGGCTTTCGGAGCTGACGGGCCTCGACCTGGACGACCTCGACCTCGTGTCGGACCAGGTGAAGGTGCGCGGAAAGGGAAAAAAGGAGAGATTGCTTCCCTTGGGCCGGCCGGCGGTGCAGACGCTCCGGGCGTATTACCCGAAGCGCGAGGCGGCGCTGCGGGAGGTGAAGAGCCCCGACCGCCGCGCGGTGTTCGTGGGAGAGCGGGGCAAGCGGCTGACGCAACGCGGGGTGCAGCTCATCGTCCGCGGCTTCCTTGACGCGGTGAGCGAGGGGGACGACCTGAGCACCCACTCGCTCCGGCATTCGTTCGCGACGCACTTGCTGGATGCCGGCGCGGACCTGCGAGCGGTGCAGGAGCTGCTGGGTCATGCGTCGCTCTCGACCACGCAGATCTACACGCACACCAGCGTCGAGCGGCTCAAGAAGGTGTACCATCAGGCGCATCCGAGGGCGTAGATGCAAGAGATACATGCGACGACCATCCTCTGCGTGCGGAAAGACGGCCACGTCGCCATGGGCGGCGACGGCCAGGTCACCGTGGGCGAGGCCGTGATGAAGTCCCGCGCCACCAAGGTGCGCATGCTCAAGGGGAACAAGGTGATCGCGGGCTTCGCCGGCGGCGCCGCCGACGCGCTCACCCTGTTCGAGAAGTTCGAGGAGAAGCTCGAGCGCTTCCCCGGCAACCTCGCCCGCGCGGCGGTGGAGCTGGCCAAGGACTGGCGCAGCGACCGGGTGCTGCGGCGACTCGAGGCGCAACTCGTCGTGGCCGACAAGACGCAGCTCCTAACCATCACGGGGAACGGGGACGTCATCGAGCCTGACGACGACGCGATAGCGATCGGCTCGGGCGGCGGCTACGCGCTGGCGGCGGCGCGCGCGCTCCACGCCAAGACGGAGCTCACGGCGCGGCAGATAGTGGAAGAGGCGATGAACATCGCCGCCGACATCTGCATCTACACCAACCGCAATCTCACGATCGTGGAACTGGAGTAGCACTAGAGACATGGCAGAGCCAGGGAAGATCGAAGCCAAGCTGGAACAGCGGGACCAGGGCCCGGAGCCGCTACCGTGGCTGGAGGAGCTTCCGCCGAGGCAGATCGTGGCGGAGCTGGACCGCTACATCGTGGGGCAGGGGCCGGCGAAGAAGGCGGTGGCGATCGCGATCCGGAACCGCTGGCGCCGCTCGCAGGCGCCCGACGGGATCCGGGACGAGATCCTGCCCAACAACATCATCATGATCGGCCCCACGGGGGTGGGGAAGACGGAAATCGCGCGGCGTCTGGCGCGGCTCGCCGGGGCGCCGTTCGTGAAGGTCGAGGCGTCGAAGTTCACCGAGGTGGGGTACGTGGGCCGCGATGTCGAGTCCATGGTGCGCGACCTGGTGGACGCGGCGATCAACATGGTGCGGGGCGAGCGCGAGGACGAGGTCTACCCGCAGGGGGAGGAGCGTGCCGAGAACCGGCTGCTCGACTTGCTGCTCCCGCCTCCGGCGCCGGCGGGCCCGCCGGCTCCCGCCCAGCCGCAGCCGGGAGGGGGGTTCGCAACTCCCGCCGACGCGGCGGCGAGCCTCAAGACGCTCTTCCTCGTGACACCGCAGGGCGAAGTCACTGCGAAGCAGGACGGCGAGGACGAGCGGATGAAGGAGCGCCGCGAGCGGACGCGCGAAAAGCTCCGCGCCCTCCTCAAGGAGGGGAAGCTGGAGGAGAAGGACGTCGAGCTCGAGGTGACCCAGGAGAACTTCCCGCCGATGGACATGTTCCAGGCGCCGGACGGGATGCAGGGCCCCGACGTCAACTTCATGGACATGATCCGCGAGATCCTGCCCAAGCGGAAGAAGCGGCGCACCGTGCACGTCCACGAGGCGAGGCGGCTGCTGATCGACGAGGAGCTGCGCAAGCTGGTGGATATGGACGACGTGGTGACCGAGGCGCTGGACCGCGTCGAGAACCACGGCGTCATTTTCATCGACGAGATCGACAAGATCGCGGGCGAGCGGGGATCGGTGGGGCCCGACGTCTCCCGAGAGGGAGTGCAGCGCGACCTCCTGCCGATCGTCGAGGGCTCGACGGTGCAGACGCGCTACGGCCTGGTGCGCACCGACCACATCCTCTTCATCGCGGCGGGCGCGTTCCACGTCGCCAAGCCGTCGGACCTCATCCCCGAGTTGCAGGGCCGCTTCCCGATCCGGGTGGAGCTGACGCCGCTGACGGAGGAGGACTTCGTCCGCATCATGACCGAGCCGGAGAACGCGCTCACCAAGCAGTACGCGGCGCTCTGTGCGGCCGAGGGCGCCACGCTCGAGTTCACGACCGACGGGATCGCGGAGGTGGCGCACATCGCGGCGATCCTGAACGAGCGGCTGGAGAACATCGGCGCCCGGCGGCTGCACACGGTTCTCACCACCCTGCTCGAGGACACGCTCTACGACCTTCCCGACGTGGCGGAGAAGCGGATCGAGTTCGACCGGGCGAAAGTGAAGGCGCGGCTGGATTCGATCGTGCAGGACGAGGACCTGAGGCGGTATATCCTGTAGGCGAGGCACCCCGGGGCCCCCACGGGCACCGCTTGCTCCACGACGCGGGCAGGGGTACAATCCCCTGCCCGCTGTCATTTTGACCGACTCCGCCACGAGACTCCATGCCGAAGCGCGACTTCCTCACCTTCCAGGATCTGACCAAGGCCGAAGTCGATGCCCTGTTTGCTCTTGCGGCCGGGATGAAGTCCGGCGCCTACCGCGAAAAGCCGCTCGCGGGCAAGACCCTGGGGATGATCTTCGCCAAGTCCTCCACCCGGACCCGCGTCTCCTTCGAGGTGGGCGCCTACCGCCTCGGCGGGCACGCGCTCTTCCTGTCGAGCCGCGACATCCAGCTCGGCCGAGGCGAGCCCATCTGCGACATGGCCCGCGTCCTCTCCCGCATGGTGGACGGGATCATGATCCGCGCCTTCGCCCACGCCGACGTCCAGGAGCTGGCGAAGTGGTCCACCGTCCCGGTGATCAACGGGCTCACCGACCTCCATCACCCGTGCCAGGTGCTCGCGGACCTGCTCACCATGATGGAGCACGTCGGCGGGTACGAGGGGAAGCGCGTCGCGTGGATCGGCGACGGCAACAACATGGCCAACTCGTGGCTCGACGCCGCGGCGCTCCTCGGCTTCGAGGTGCGCATCGCGTGCCCCGAGGGTTACGAGCCCGACCGCGAGACTTTCGAGCGCGCCAACCGGGCCACCAAGGTGCTGATCACCGAGGAGCCGGAGGAAGCGGTCGAAGGGGCCGACGTCGTGAACACCGACGTGTGGGCCTCGATGGGCCAGGAGGCGGAGGCGGAGGAGCGGAAGAACGCGTTCAAGGGCTACTGCGTTGACGCCGGGCTCATGAAACACGCCAAGCCCACGGCGATCTTCCTCCACTGCCTCCCCGCGCACCGCGGCGAGGAGGTGACGAACGACGTGATCGAAGGGCCGCAGTCTCGCGTCTTCGACGAGGCGGAGAACCGCCTCCACGCTCAGAACGCGCTCCTTGCCACTTTGATGGGGTGAGGCGATGAGCGAGACGCTGAAGCGCACTCCGTACTACGACCGGCACGTCGCGGCCGGCGCGAAGATCGTCCCGTTCGCCGGCTTCGAGATGCCGGTCCAGTACCCCACCGGCATCACCGCCGAGCACCATGCCGTCCGGAAGAGCGCGGGTCTTTTCGATGTCTCGCACATGGGCGAGTTCGAGATAACCGGCCCGGATGCGGTCGCGTTCGCGTCGCACGTCACGTCGAACGACGCGACCACGCTCGCGGTAGGGCAGGTGCAGTATTCCTGCTTCCTGCACGAGAGCGGCGGCATGGTGGACGACTGCCTGGTCTACCGCTTCAAGGACCGGGTCAGGCTGGTCGTGAACGCGTCGAACATCGCGAAGGATTGGGTGCACGTCAATCGCTTCGCGGCGAAGTTCGGCGTCACGCTCACCGACCGCTCCGACGAGACCGCGCTGCTCGCGTTGCAGGGACCGAAGGCGCAGTCCGTTCTTCAGCCGCTCTGCCCCGCCGTGGATCTCGAATCAGTCCGCTACTACTGGTTCACCACCGGCGAGGTGGCCGGTGTTCGCTGCATCATCAGCCGCACCGGCTACACCGGCGAGGACGGCTTCGAGCTCTACCACTCGCCCGACGACGCGAAGACGCTGTGGGACGCGCTCGTGAAGCACCCGGACGTCACGCTGACGGGCCTCGGCTGCCGGGACAGCCTGCGGCTCGAGATGGCCTATCCGCTCTACGGCAACGACATCGACGACGAGACCACCCCGCTCGAGGCCGGCCTCGGTTGGATCGTGAAGCTCAAGAAGCCGGACTTCGTTGGGAAGGCGAAGCTGGTAGAGCAGAAGGCGAGGGGCATCACGCGGAAGCTGGCCGGCTTCCGCCTCACGGAGAAAGGTTTCCCGCGGCACGGGATGCCGGTGCTTGCGAACGGCGAGCGCTCGGGCGACGTGCGCAGCGGCACCGTGAGCCCATCCACCGGTGAGCCGATCGGCACGGCGTACCTCCCGATCGCGCACACGGCTGCCGGAACGCGGTTCGAGATCGACATCCGAGGCAAGCGCGTCGGCGCCGAGGTGGTCGAGACGCCGTTCTGGAAGCGGGGGTCACGGCGGTGATCCGGGTGGCCGTCCTCACCGTTTCCGACGGCGTGGCCGCGGGCACCCGCCAGGACGTCTCCGGCGCCGCGATCGCCGAATGGGCGGTGGCGCGTGGGTACAGCGTTGAGGCGCGCGACGTGGTGGCGGACGAGACCGCGGAAATCGCGCGGCGGCTCCAGGCTTGGGCGGACGGCGGCGCGCTGGACCTGATCCTCACGACCGGCGGCACGGGGCTGGCGGCGCGAGACCTCACCCCCGAGGCGACCAAGGCGGTGATCGAGCGTGAGGCGCCGGGGATCGCGGAGTACATCCGGGCCAAGGGCGCGGCGTACGTCCCGCTGGCGGTTCTCTCGCGCGGAGTAGCCGGGGTGCGCGGGAGGACGCTCATCGTCAACCTTCCCGGCTCGGTGGGGGGCGTCAAGGACGGCCTGTCGGCGCTCGACCCGATCGTGGACCACGCCGTCGAGCTGCTGAAGGGTCATACCGAACACACCTGATGGCCCACCGCGTCCTCATCACCATGGAAGACCTCGAGCCGGCGGTGCGTGCCAACGCCGCATTCGAGGCGGCGGGCTTCGCGACCACCATGGTATCGGCGCTGGACGACCTGCGGGCGGCGGTTCGCCGCGCCGATCCCGATCTCCTCGTCCTCACCGGCGGCCTGCGCGAATCGGGCATCGCGCGCACCACGGCCGAGATGTCGTCGGGGCGCATCGCGACCCTCGGCCTCGTCGAGCCCACCGACACCGATCCCACCGCGCTCGCTCACCGCGCCGGCCTCTCCGCCGTCCTGATCAAGCCCGTCGAGTCCGAAGAGGTGGTGGCCGTGGGCCGTCGCCTCATCGAGCGGAAACGGCTCCAGGAGCGGACCGGGATCCTCGGCGAGCACCCCGGCATCCAGGAAGTGCTCATCAAGATCGAGCAGATGGCTCCGGTGAGCAGCACGGTGCTGGTCCAGGGCGAGTCGGGGACGGGCAAGGAGCTGGTCGCCAAGGCCATCCACGAGCTCTCGCCCCGGCGCGGCAAGGCGTTCATCGCCGTGAACTGCGCGGCGATCCCCGAGACGCTGCTCGAGTCCGAGCTGTTCGGCCACGAGAAGGGCTCGTTCACGGGCGCGGCGGAGCGGCGTCTCGGCATGTTCGAGCTGGCCGACCGGGGCACGATCTTCCTCGACGAAGTCGGCGAGATGCCGATGGCGGCGCAGGTGAAGCTGCTGCGGGTGCTCGAGGAGCGGGAGTTCTTCCGCGTGGGCGGCACCGCGCCCATCAAGGTGGACGTGCGCGTGGTGGCCGCGACCAACCGCGGTCTGAAGGAGAGCGTGGACGCCGGGCGGGTGCGCGCCGACCTCTACTACCGGCTCAACGTCCTCGCCATGTACCTGCCTCCGCTGCGCGAACGGAGGAGCGACATCCCGCTGCTGGTGCGCCGGTTCATCCACGAGTTCAGTACGATGCACGACCGGCCGTTCCGCGGCATCACGGCCGAGGCGATGCAGATCCTGGTGGACGCGCCGTGGCCCGGCAACGTGCGGCAGCTGCGGAACCTGGTCGAGTCGATGGTGGTGCTGGCGCCGACGAGCGAGATCCGCGCGGCGGACATCCCGCGGGAGATCCGCGAGCAGGGCGGTCGCAACCTGCCGGTGCTGGTGCCCGGAGTCACGCGCGAGGTCTCGGGGCAGGAGTTGCAGTACATCGTGCAGTCGCTGTTGGATCTGCGCCTCCAGGTGGAAGACCTGCGGCACCGGCTGGACGAAGCTCCTCAGCGGGTAGAGGTGATCGAGGTGGGGCGGCGGGCGGGGACGGCGGAATCGGCGGACGGGTCAGTCC
The window above is part of the Gemmatimonadales bacterium genome. Proteins encoded here:
- the hslV gene encoding ATP-dependent protease subunit HslV; this encodes MQEIHATTILCVRKDGHVAMGGDGQVTVGEAVMKSRATKVRMLKGNKVIAGFAGGAADALTLFEKFEEKLERFPGNLARAAVELAKDWRSDRVLRRLEAQLVVADKTQLLTITGNGDVIEPDDDAIAIGSGGGYALAAARALHAKTELTARQIVEEAMNIAADICIYTNRNLTIVELE
- the hslU gene encoding ATP-dependent protease ATPase subunit HslU, which codes for MAEPGKIEAKLEQRDQGPEPLPWLEELPPRQIVAELDRYIVGQGPAKKAVAIAIRNRWRRSQAPDGIRDEILPNNIIMIGPTGVGKTEIARRLARLAGAPFVKVEASKFTEVGYVGRDVESMVRDLVDAAINMVRGEREDEVYPQGEERAENRLLDLLLPPPAPAGPPAPAQPQPGGGFATPADAAASLKTLFLVTPQGEVTAKQDGEDERMKERRERTREKLRALLKEGKLEEKDVELEVTQENFPPMDMFQAPDGMQGPDVNFMDMIREILPKRKKRRTVHVHEARRLLIDEELRKLVDMDDVVTEALDRVENHGVIFIDEIDKIAGERGSVGPDVSREGVQRDLLPIVEGSTVQTRYGLVRTDHILFIAAGAFHVAKPSDLIPELQGRFPIRVELTPLTEEDFVRIMTEPENALTKQYAALCAAEGATLEFTTDGIAEVAHIAAILNERLENIGARRLHTVLTTLLEDTLYDLPDVAEKRIEFDRAKVKARLDSIVQDEDLRRYIL
- the argF gene encoding ornithine carbamoyltransferase, with the translated sequence MPKRDFLTFQDLTKAEVDALFALAAGMKSGAYREKPLAGKTLGMIFAKSSTRTRVSFEVGAYRLGGHALFLSSRDIQLGRGEPICDMARVLSRMVDGIMIRAFAHADVQELAKWSTVPVINGLTDLHHPCQVLADLLTMMEHVGGYEGKRVAWIGDGNNMANSWLDAAALLGFEVRIACPEGYEPDRETFERANRATKVLITEEPEEAVEGADVVNTDVWASMGQEAEAEERKNAFKGYCVDAGLMKHAKPTAIFLHCLPAHRGEEVTNDVIEGPQSRVFDEAENRLHAQNALLATLMG
- the gcvT gene encoding glycine cleavage system aminomethyltransferase GcvT produces the protein MSETLKRTPYYDRHVAAGAKIVPFAGFEMPVQYPTGITAEHHAVRKSAGLFDVSHMGEFEITGPDAVAFASHVTSNDATTLAVGQVQYSCFLHESGGMVDDCLVYRFKDRVRLVVNASNIAKDWVHVNRFAAKFGVTLTDRSDETALLALQGPKAQSVLQPLCPAVDLESVRYYWFTTGEVAGVRCIISRTGYTGEDGFELYHSPDDAKTLWDALVKHPDVTLTGLGCRDSLRLEMAYPLYGNDIDDETTPLEAGLGWIVKLKKPDFVGKAKLVEQKARGITRKLAGFRLTEKGFPRHGMPVLANGERSGDVRSGTVSPSTGEPIGTAYLPIAHTAAGTRFEIDIRGKRVGAEVVETPFWKRGSRR
- a CDS encoding MogA/MoaB family molybdenum cofactor biosynthesis protein codes for the protein MIRVAVLTVSDGVAAGTRQDVSGAAIAEWAVARGYSVEARDVVADETAEIARRLQAWADGGALDLILTTGGTGLAARDLTPEATKAVIEREAPGIAEYIRAKGAAYVPLAVLSRGVAGVRGRTLIVNLPGSVGGVKDGLSALDPIVDHAVELLKGHTEHT
- a CDS encoding sigma-54 dependent transcriptional regulator, with the protein product MAHRVLITMEDLEPAVRANAAFEAAGFATTMVSALDDLRAAVRRADPDLLVLTGGLRESGIARTTAEMSSGRIATLGLVEPTDTDPTALAHRAGLSAVLIKPVESEEVVAVGRRLIERKRLQERTGILGEHPGIQEVLIKIEQMAPVSSTVLVQGESGTGKELVAKAIHELSPRRGKAFIAVNCAAIPETLLESELFGHEKGSFTGAAERRLGMFELADRGTIFLDEVGEMPMAAQVKLLRVLEEREFFRVGGTAPIKVDVRVVAATNRGLKESVDAGRVRADLYYRLNVLAMYLPPLRERRSDIPLLVRRFIHEFSTMHDRPFRGITAEAMQILVDAPWPGNVRQLRNLVESMVVLAPTSEIRAADIPREIREQGGRNLPVLVPGVTREVSGQELQYIVQSLLDLRLQVEDLRHRLDEAPQRVEVIEVGRRAGTAESADGSVLVGRVGGNSGAAFREPARGYDSASSRGPEAIVYEPGMRMADVERAAIAAALRATRGNRRKAAEALGIGERTLYRKLKEYHLEGDASSPT